The genomic window ACATCTGGCTGCAGGGCAGCAAGCTTGATGGCCTGCAACTGCTTGAGGCGGCCAAGCAGGAATATCCCGATTTGCCGATCGTGATGATTTCGGGGCACGGCAATATCGAAACGGCGGTCGCAGCGATCAAGCAGGGCGCCTATGATTTCATTGAGAAGCCGTTCAAGGCCGACCGCTTGCTGCTTGTCGCGGATCGTGCGCTCGAAACGTCTCGCCTTAAGCGCGAGGTGAAGGCGCTCAAATCGCTGTCACCCATCGCATCGGGACTGATCGGACAATCCTCGGCCATGAATCAATTGCGGCAGACGGTGGAGAAAGTTGCTCCCACCAACAGCCGCACACTGATTATCGGCGCATCCGGATCAGGCAAGGAGCTTTGCGCGCGGTCCATTCATGCGCTGTCCGGCCGGGCCAATGGTCCTTTTGTTGTCATCAACGCGGCCGCGATCACGCCGGAGCGGATGGAGCTTGAACTCTTCGGCACCGAGCAGTCGAACGGCCAGGGCAAGAAAGCCGGCGCGCTGGAGGAGGCGCATGGCGGCACGCTGTTCATTGACGAAATCGCCGATATGCCGCGGGAAACCCAGAACAAGATTTTGCGGGTGCTGGTCGATCAGACTTTCGAGCGGGTAGGCGGCAACACCAAGGTATCGGTCGACGTCCGCATCATTTCGTCAACAGCACGCAATCTGGAGAGCGAAATTGCGGCCGGCCGGTTCCGCGAAGACCTCTATCACCGGCTGTCGGTCGTTCCGATCCGCGTGCCGCCGCTGGCCGAGCGGCGCGAAGACATCCCGATCCTCATCGACCACTTCATGGACCAGATTTCGCAGGCCACTGGCCTGCCGAAGCGGACAATCGGCGAGGACGCGATGGCCATTCTGCAATCGCACGATTGGCCGGGAAATGTCCGGCAATTGCGCAACAATGTTGAACGCCTGATGATCTTGGCCGGCGGTGATCCGGAGGCTGTGATCAATGCCAGTATGCTGCCGCAGGATGTCGGCTCCATGGTGCCGAAAATGCCGAACGGCAATGGCGGCGAGCAATTGATGGGCCTGCCCTTGCGCGAGGCGCGAGAAATGTTCGAGCGTGAATATCTCGTCGCGCAGATCAGCCGCTTCGGAGGCAATATTTCACGCACTGCCGAATTCGTCGGCATGGAGCGCTCCGCCTTGCACCGCAAGCTCAAGGCGCTGGGGATCGGCTGAGGATATCACGATGTCTCGCATTGCCTATGTAAACGGCCGCTATCTGCGGCGCGCCGAAGCCAGCGTGAATATTGAGGACCGCGGCTATCAATTCGCCGACGGCGTCTATGAAGTCTGCGAGGTGAGGGGCGGCCGGCTTGTGGACGAACGCCGCCACATGGAACGCCTGCAGCGCTCGCTGAAGGAGTTGCGGATCGCGCTGCCAATGTCGTTTGCTGCGCTCGGCGCCATCCTGCGCGAGACGGTACGGCGCAATCGCGTCGTCGACGGCATCGTCTATCTGCAGATCACGCGCGGTGTCGCCAGGCGCGACCATCCCTTTCCCACGGTCCCCGTTCCTCCGGCCGTCGTCGTCACCGCCAGTCGCCTCGATGTTCAGAAGATGGAAGCGATGGCGGCGGAAGGCGTGGCGGTGATCACTTTGCCGGACAATCGCTGGGACCGGGTCGATATCAAGTCAATTTCCTTGCTACCCAATGTCCTCGCCAAACAGACGGCCCGGGAGCAGGGCGCGCGGGAGGCCTGGTTTGTGGACAAAGCCGGCTTCATCACAGAGGGATCCTCCTCGAACGCCTGGATCGTGACCAAGGACGGCAAGGTCGTGACCCGGCAGGCCGATCACGCCATTCTCAAAGGAATCACCCGAGGCGTGGTGCTGGAGGCCATGCAGGCTCAAGGGTTGGAACTCGAAGAACGGCCATTCACGGTCGAGGAGGCTCAGCGGGCCCGCGAGGCTTTTTTGACCTCCGCCAGTCAACTGGTGCTGCCGGTCGTCCAGATTGATGGAAAACCCGTTGGAAATGGGGCGCCCGGGCTGATCGCATCGGCACTCCGGCGCGATTTCCACCGCTTTGCCGAAGTCTCGTGACGGACATATCGGCGCTCCTCTTGCTTCCATTGCAAGTTGGGCTTGCGTCGGTTCCGGCGCTGCCATCTAATAATGCGCCCCCAAGTCCTCGTGTGGGAGATTTTACGAGGGACGATGCGACTTGGCATAATCACTCGCGGGAAAAGGGGCCCGCGGGCAAAAAACGGAAACAACGGCAATGGCGGCCGAACGCGCTCAGAACCTTCAAGACACCTTCCTCAATCACGTCCGCAAGGCCAAAATCCCGCTCACCATCTTCCTGGTGAACGGCGTCAAGCTGCAGGGTGTGGTCACCTGGTTTGACAATTTTTGTGTCCTGCTCCGTCGGGACGGGCACTCGCAATTGGTCTACAAGCACGCCATCTCCACGATCATGCCAGGTCATCCGATCTCGCTGTTCGAAGGCGGCGAGGAGCCGTCAGCCGGAGAAAAGGTTTAGTTGGAGCAGAGAAAACGCGACCGAGAGGCAGGCCTGCCGATCCCCGGTGATTTGGGACGGCGGACCGGCCGTGCAATCGTGCTTGGGCCCTATCTGCGGTCACGGCCGGTCCGAGGCCCAGTCTCGGGGGCGAAGCACGCCGAGCGCGCGCCTGAGGCCCGGTTGTCAGAGGCGGTTGGGTTGGCGCAGGCCATCGACCTGGAGGTGGTCGAGGCCGGTATTTTGCCGCTGAGCGATATCCGGCCGGCCACCTATATCGGCAAGGGCAAGGTGGACGAGATCGCCGGGCTGGTGAAAAGCCTGGAGATCGAGCTTGTGGTGATGGATTGCGCCCTCAGTCCGGTTCAGCAGCGCAACCTCGAAAAAGCCTGGAACGCCAAGGTTTTGGACCGGACCGGGCTGATCCTTGAGATCTTTGGACGGCGCGCGCAGACGCGGGAAGGTGTGCTCCAGGTGGAACTTGCTCATCTGACTTATCAGAAGAGCCGCCTGGTACGGTCCTGGACCCATCTGGAACGACAACGCGGCGGCTTCGGCTTCCTTGGCGGGCCGGGCGAGACACAGATTGAAGCCGACCGCCGTGTGATCGCCGAGCGTATTGCACGCATTGAGGCGGAACTGGAAAAGGTCAAAGCGCGACGCAAGCTGCACCGGGAAAGCCGTAAGCATGTGCCTTATCCGATTGTCGCCCTGGTTGGATATACCAATGCCGGGAAGTCCACCTTGTTCAACCGCATGACGCGCGCCAGCGTGCTGGAAGCCGACATGCTGTTCGCGACCCTCGATCCGACGCTTCGCGCGATCAGCCTCCCGCACGGAGAGAAGGTGATTTTATCTGACACCGTCGGCTTCATTTCTGACCTGCCGACCATGCTCGTGGCCGCCTTCCGCGCCACACTGGAAGAGGTCATCGAGGCCGACGTGATCCTGCATGTGCGCGACGTGTCGCACGAGGATACTGAAGCGCAGTTGCAGGATGTCGAGACGGTGCTTCGCGAACTTGGCATCGACGATGACGCTCACGAGCGGCTGATCGAGGTTTGGAACAAGATCGATCTTCTCGACGCCGATGCGCGCGCGCAATTGGACAATCTCGCCGCGCGCCTGCCGCGTGACCGTCAGCCGGTATTAGTGTCGGCCGTGACCGGAGAGGGGCTTGACCAGCTTGCCGCCGTCATTGCCGAACGGCTGAGCCAAAAACGCACGGAAATGGAGCTCGTGCTCGATCCTGCGGATGGCGCCGGCATCAGTTGGCTGCATCGCAATACCGAAGTCGTCGATCGCCACACGGAAGCAGATGGTCGCGTCGCCATGACGATCCGCGCCGATCCCGCCAGAGCTGAGCAGGTGCGTGCGAAATTCAGCGCCGCGCTGCTACACTGAACGCTTTGCGGAGCCCGGCGCCGACTTTTCCGCGGCTTTGGCTTCGTTCCAAAGATCGTCCATCTCCGCCAGAGTCGCTTGCGACGGAGTCTTTCCGCGCGCTGCGAGCGCTGCTTCTATCGAGGCGAAGCGCCGTTCAAATTTCAGGTTGGTCGCCCGCAAAGCGGTTTCCGGATCGACATCGAGATGGCGCGCGAGATTGACCACGGCGAATAGCAGATCGCCGACTTCTGTGGCGGCCCGCGCGCTGTCGCCGCCTTCGATTTCCGCTTCAATTTCCCTGGTTTCTTCGCGGATTTTCGCGAGAACCGCCAGCGGATCGTTCCAGTCGAAGCCGACCTTGCCGGCTTTCTGCTGCAACTTGAGTGCACGCATCAGCGCGGGCAGGCCGGCTGGAATACCGGCGAGGGCGCCCGTCTCGTTCCCGGCCTTGCCGTTTGCGCGTCGCTCGGCTTTCTCTTCGGCCTTGATCTTGTCCCAGAGACCCTTGACTTCGTCTGGCGACAATCCGCGTACGTCGCCAAAAACATGCGGATGCCGGCGGATCAGCTTGCGCGTGATGCTGTCGACGACGTCGCCGAAATCAAACGCGCCTTGCTCCTGCGCCATGCGCGCGTGGAAGACAACCTGCAAGAGCAGATCGCCGAGTTCCTCGCGCAGATCATCGATATTGTTGCGCGCAATGGCGTCGGCGACCTCGTTGGCTTCCTCGATCGTGTATGGAGCGATGGTCCCGAAATTCTGCTGCAGATCCCAGGGACAGCCGGTGCCGGGCGTCCGCAAGGCGGCCATGATCTCGATCAGGCGGGCGATGTCGCGGGAAGGTTTCATTCGCTCGATGTGGCAAGGCCCAGCCACAGGCTACAAGGGCTTTTGCATGTCATCCCCAGCCGCCACCACTTGATTCGCATAAGACATATTATGGAACATGCGGGTTACCGCTCTGAATGACGCAACGGATGCGCCGCTGCGATTTATTCGCCAAATCAGACACATTTCGTCGGCCGTTGATGCGGACCTGAAACTCATGTCGAGATCTTCATTCCGTCAAAGGCCGGACGGATGTGGGCTGGCAGGCTTGTTTCCAGCGCCGTGTAGTCCAGGTCTGAATGCATGTTGGTCAGGATCGCGCGCCCGACGCCGAGCCGCTCGATCCAGGCCAAGGCGTCGCTCAGGCTGAAATGGCTGGGATGCGGCGCGTGGCGCAAGGCATCGACGATCCAGAGATCAAGTCCGGACAACGCCTCGATGCTTTGCGGCGGGATGTCGTTGAGATCGGCCGAATAAGCCACGTTGCCGAAGCGAAAACCCAAGGCCGGAATATCGCCGTGGTCCAGCAAAATCGGCAGCGCCGTGATCGGGCCGCCGGCGCCGTCGATGGTGACGGGCGTACCAGGCACCAGGCGGTGCTCGTTGGCGATCGGCGGATATTCGGAGCCCGGCGGCGTCATGAAGCAATAGCCGAACCGTGCGTGCATGGCGCGTGACGTCGGTTCGTCAAGATACAGGTCCAAGCGCTTGCGACGATGGATAAAAAGCGGCCGCAGGTCGTCGATACCGTGGGTATGGTCGGCATGCTCATGCGTATACAAGACCGCGTCCAGCGAGGTGACGGCGGCGTCCAGCAACTGCTCGCGCAGGTCCGGGCCGGTATCGACCAAAATGCTGGTTTTGCCTCCGTTTGCGCCATGGCGTTCAACCAGAATGGAGCATCGGCGGCGGCGGTTTTTCGGGTTTTTGGGATCGCAGGCGCCCCAGCCCAGCGCGGGTCGTGGGACACCGCCGGAAGAGCCGCAGCCAAGAATGGTGATCTCCAGACTCATGCAGGCCGCGGCACCTTGGAAAACAGGCGGAAGAAGTTTTGCGTCGTCTGTTCCGCGATCTGCTCCAACGAAACAGTCCGAATTTCGGCCAGAACTTTTGCCGTTTCCACGACGAAAGACGGCTCGTTGCGTTTGCCGCGCATTTTGCCCGGCGCGAGGTACGGCGCGTCGGTTTCGACCAGGATCCGGTCGGCCGGTAGCTCGGCAGCGATGGCGCGCAGCGCGTCGGATTTCTTGAAGGTCAGGATGCCCGTGAAGGAGACGTAGAGGCCGAGTTTGATCGCTTTCATCGCCAGCGCGCGGCCGCCGGTGAAGCAATGCAGCACGGCAGGGAAGGCCCCCTTCCCCATTTCGTCTTCCAGAATGCGCGCCATGTCGTCATCGGCTTCTCGCGAATGAATGACCAGCGGCAACTGGGTCTCGCGCGCGGCCGCAATATGCGCGCGAAAACCTTGCGCCTGCGCCTCGCGCGGTGAGTTGTCGTAGAAATAGTCGAGGCCGGCTTCGCCGATGGCGACAATCTTGATGTTGTCGGCCATGACGACAAGATCGGCGGCGGAAATGTCCAGTTCCTCATGCGCGTGATGCGGATGCGTGCCGACCGAGCAGAACACGTCCTCGTAGCGCTCGGCGATCGCCAACAGGCCATCGAGCTTCCTGACCCGGGTCGAGATCGTGACCATGCGGCGCACACCGGCGGCCCGCGCGCGATCCACCACGGCATCGAGCTCGGACGCGAAGTCCGGGAAGTCCAGATGGCAATGGCTGTCGACCAGCATGCTCAGGCGGTCTTGCTGACGTCAGGTTCGACGTAACGCGGGAAGACCGGGCTCGGGGCCGGAAGCGTCACGCCGCCGGCGAGCCGTGTCTTGCCGCCAAGCTGCGCGAAGTCGCGCGCATCCTGCGGCACCGCCAGGAGGTCAAGCAGCTTGCCGGCGGCCTCCGGCATGAAGGGCTGCGCCAGGATGGCGACCTGACGGATGACCTCGGCCGTCACATACAGCACCGTACCCTGCCGTACGGGGTCGGTCTTGGCCAAAGCCCAGGGCGCCTCGCCGGCGAAATAGCGGTTGGCGTCGGCGACGACGGTCCAGACCCCGTTCAGCACCTGATGCAGGGCCTGGCTCTTCATCGCCTCGCGCGCGTTGCGGATCATGTCATCGGCGGAGGCCAGGATGCCCTGGTCGTTATCGGAGAAGGCGCCCGGCTCCGGCAATTTGCCGCCGAATTGCTTGGCCACCATGGACAGCGAGCGCTGCGCCAGATTGCCGAGATCGTTGGCGAGATCGGCATTGATGCGGTTGACGATCGCCTCGTGGCTGTAATTGCCGTCCTGTCCGAACGGGATTTCGCGCAGGAAGAAATAGCGCAGCTGGTCGACGCCGTATTCGTCGGCCATGGTGAACGGGTCGACCACATTGCCGACCGACTTCGACATCTTCTCCCCGCGGTTGAACAGGAAGCCGTGGCTGAAGATGCGGCGCGGCACGGCGATGCCCGCCGACATCAGGAAAGCCGGCCAGTAGACCGCGTGAAAGCGCACGATGTCCTTGCCGATCACGTGCAGATCGGCCGGCCAATAGCGCCTGAACATCTCGCTCTCGGTATCGGGAAAGCCGACGCCGGTAATGTAATTGGTCAGCGCGTCGACCCACACATACATGATGTGTTTTTCGGCGCCCGGCACGCGGATGCCCCAGTCGAAGGTCGTGCGCGAGATCGACAGATCCTGCAATCCGCCGCGCACGAAGCTCGCAACCTCGTTCAGGCGCTCCTTCGGCATCACGAAATCGGGATGCTCCTTGTAGAGGTCGAGCAGCTTGTCCTGGTAGGCGGAGAGGCGGAAAAAATAGCTCTCCTCCTCGACCCATTCGACCGGCGTGCCGGTCTTGCTGGCAAGCCGCGTTCCCTGCTCATTCACATGCGTCTCGTCCTCGGCATAAAACGCCTCGTCGCGCACCGAGTACCAGCCGGCATATTTCGACAGATAGATGTCGCCGTTCTTCTGCATGCGCTCCCAGATCGCCATCGATGATTTGTGATGGCGGCTCTCGGTCGTGCGGATGAAGTCGTCGTTCGAGCAGTTCATGCGCGCGACCATGTCGCGGAAGCGCTGCGCATTGCGGTCGACGAGCGCTTGCGCGCTCAAGCCCTCCTTCGCCGCCGCCTGCTGGATCTTCTGGCCGTGCTCGTCGGTGCCGGTCAGGAAGAACACGTCATAGCCGTCCAGCCGCATGAAACGCGCGATCGCGTCGGTCGCGATGGCTTCGTAAGCGTGGCCGATATGCGGAACGCCGTTCGGATACGAGATGGCGGTTGTGACGTAGTAGCGGCGCGGCCCCGTGGGCGCAGCGGCTTTTGGCTGCGGCGCGGCTTTGGGTGCGGCCGGCTTTGCAGCCTTCGGTTTAACCGCAACCGGCTTTGCCGCACCGGATTTGGCCGGGGCCGATCTCGTGGATGTCCGCTTCGCCTTCGGTTTTGTCGCAGCCTTTTTCTTGCCGGCCCTCACCTTCTTTGCGGAGGTCCGCTTCGGCGTCTTCCTTGCGGTCTTCTTCTTGCTTGACGGTTTCGCTGTGCGCTTGCGGGCGGCCGCTTTTTTCTTCGACTTGCGAGCGGGCGCAGCCTTTCTGGCCTTCCTGGTTTTCTTCGTCCTGGATTTTGTTTTCTTCGCCATGGCCGACCCGTTCTATTGGGCTTCAGATCAAGATGCGAATGGCCGGGCAATCACCCGGCCAAATGCACTCAACAGCTAGCAGCCGCGCGCAGCATCGGCAAGCAGCCCGAATGTCTGGAAAATCAGCGGCTTGCGGTCGAGATTGAAGGTTGCAACCTCGCGCGCGGCCCGATTGATCTCCTCCGACACCTCGGCCATGCGCGCCATGCGCCTGCGGTCATTGTGGGCCGCGAGTTGGGCCGACAGCCAGCCGTTGATGGTATTGATGACATTGTCGAGCGCCTGCTGGTCGGTCCCGCCCAGCGCGTCGCCCAGGGCATGCAGCGCTTGCGGATTGAGCGCCGGCAATTGATCCAGCAAGGCGGCGACCTGCTGGTGCAGGGCCAGCATGTCGCCGTCGAGAAACGAGATTGTTCGCGCGACGCTGCCCTCCGCGAGCCGTGCGGCGGCAGCGATATCCGCCTCTCGCGGACTGCGGTTGAGGGCATTCGCGGTCGCCGCGATGACGTCTTCCTCCGACAACGGCCGCAATGTCAGCCGGCGGCAGCGCGAGCGCAACGTGGCGCGCACGCTCCCCGGCGAATGGCTGATCAGGAACAGCAGCGAGCGGGACGGCGGCTCTTCCAATATCTTGAGCAGCGCGTTCTCGCCTTCGGCATTCAGCTCGTCGACCGAATCCACAATGGCGACGCGCCAGCCGCCCTCTCCCGCGGTCGAGCCGAAAAACGTGACGCTGCGCCGAACATCATCCACCGCAATCGTCTTGCGCGGCTTGCCGCTTTCATTGAGACCGCGCTCCAGTGTGAGCAGGTCCGGATGAGCGCGGGCGACCACGCGGCGCACCGCCGAATTTTCCGGCGGCACGGACAGGTCGGATGCCGACTGGACGTCAGGAGACAAAGGATCGGGATGGGCCAGCACGAATTTGGCCATGCGGTAGGCGAGCGTCGCCTTGCCGATGCCGTGCGGACCGCCGATCAGGAAGGCATGCGGAATGCGTCCGCTGCGATAGGCCGCGAGCAAGGCCTGTTCGCAATCCGCGTGACCAAAGAGGCGTTCGGTCTCGCGCGGATGCGGCGCGTCGAGATTGCCTTCGGAGTCATCGACGGCGCTCACGAGATCTGATCCTCGAACACCATCGGAGCAGTCGCCGGATCGAGCCGCTCATTCACCAGACTCCAGATCTGCTCTGACACCTTCTCCCGCGGCTGGGTCGCATCAATCAGCACGCAGCGCCCCGGCTCGCTGGCCGCGAGCTGGCGATAGGCTTCGCGCAGCTTGCTGTGAAACTCGGCGGCCTCGCCC from Pseudorhodoplanes sp. includes these protein-coding regions:
- the hflX gene encoding GTPase HflX translates to MPIPGDLGRRTGRAIVLGPYLRSRPVRGPVSGAKHAERAPEARLSEAVGLAQAIDLEVVEAGILPLSDIRPATYIGKGKVDEIAGLVKSLEIELVVMDCALSPVQQRNLEKAWNAKVLDRTGLILEIFGRRAQTREGVLQVELAHLTYQKSRLVRSWTHLERQRGGFGFLGGPGETQIEADRRVIAERIARIEAELEKVKARRKLHRESRKHVPYPIVALVGYTNAGKSTLFNRMTRASVLEADMLFATLDPTLRAISLPHGEKVILSDTVGFISDLPTMLVAAFRATLEEVIEADVILHVRDVSHEDTEAQLQDVETVLRELGIDDDAHERLIEVWNKIDLLDADARAQLDNLAARLPRDRQPVLVSAVTGEGLDQLAAVIAERLSQKRTEMELVLDPADGAGISWLHRNTEVVDRHTEADGRVAMTIRADPARAEQVRAKFSAALLH
- a CDS encoding sigma-54 dependent transcriptional regulator produces the protein MAAEILIVDDESDICELVAGILQDEGYATRTARDSDDALNAIRSRRPNLLFLDIWLQGSKLDGLQLLEAAKQEYPDLPIVMISGHGNIETAVAAIKQGAYDFIEKPFKADRLLLVADRALETSRLKREVKALKSLSPIASGLIGQSSAMNQLRQTVEKVAPTNSRTLIIGASGSGKELCARSIHALSGRANGPFVVINAAAITPERMELELFGTEQSNGQGKKAGALEEAHGGTLFIDEIADMPRETQNKILRVLVDQTFERVGGNTKVSVDVRIISSTARNLESEIAAGRFREDLYHRLSVVPIRVPPLAERREDIPILIDHFMDQISQATGLPKRTIGEDAMAILQSHDWPGNVRQLRNNVERLMILAGGDPEAVINASMLPQDVGSMVPKMPNGNGGEQLMGLPLREAREMFEREYLVAQISRFGGNISRTAEFVGMERSALHRKLKALGIG
- the metG gene encoding methionine--tRNA ligase; protein product: MAKKTKSRTKKTRKARKAAPARKSKKKAAARKRTAKPSSKKKTARKTPKRTSAKKVRAGKKKAATKPKAKRTSTRSAPAKSGAAKPVAVKPKAAKPAAPKAAPQPKAAAPTGPRRYYVTTAISYPNGVPHIGHAYEAIATDAIARFMRLDGYDVFFLTGTDEHGQKIQQAAAKEGLSAQALVDRNAQRFRDMVARMNCSNDDFIRTTESRHHKSSMAIWERMQKNGDIYLSKYAGWYSVRDEAFYAEDETHVNEQGTRLASKTGTPVEWVEEESYFFRLSAYQDKLLDLYKEHPDFVMPKERLNEVASFVRGGLQDLSISRTTFDWGIRVPGAEKHIMYVWVDALTNYITGVGFPDTESEMFRRYWPADLHVIGKDIVRFHAVYWPAFLMSAGIAVPRRIFSHGFLFNRGEKMSKSVGNVVDPFTMADEYGVDQLRYFFLREIPFGQDGNYSHEAIVNRINADLANDLGNLAQRSLSMVAKQFGGKLPEPGAFSDNDQGILASADDMIRNAREAMKSQALHQVLNGVWTVVADANRYFAGEAPWALAKTDPVRQGTVLYVTAEVIRQVAILAQPFMPEAAGKLLDLLAVPQDARDFAQLGGKTRLAGGVTLPAPSPVFPRYVEPDVSKTA
- a CDS encoding D-amino-acid transaminase, which produces MSRIAYVNGRYLRRAEASVNIEDRGYQFADGVYEVCEVRGGRLVDERRHMERLQRSLKELRIALPMSFAALGAILRETVRRNRVVDGIVYLQITRGVARRDHPFPTVPVPPAVVVTASRLDVQKMEAMAAEGVAVITLPDNRWDRVDIKSISLLPNVLAKQTAREQGAREAWFVDKAGFITEGSSSNAWIVTKDGKVVTRQADHAILKGITRGVVLEAMQAQGLELEERPFTVEEAQRAREAFLTSASQLVLPVVQIDGKPVGNGAPGLIASALRRDFHRFAEVS
- a CDS encoding DNA polymerase III subunit delta', which gives rise to MSAVDDSEGNLDAPHPRETERLFGHADCEQALLAAYRSGRIPHAFLIGGPHGIGKATLAYRMAKFVLAHPDPLSPDVQSASDLSVPPENSAVRRVVARAHPDLLTLERGLNESGKPRKTIAVDDVRRSVTFFGSTAGEGGWRVAIVDSVDELNAEGENALLKILEEPPSRSLLFLISHSPGSVRATLRSRCRRLTLRPLSEEDVIAATANALNRSPREADIAAAARLAEGSVARTISFLDGDMLALHQQVAALLDQLPALNPQALHALGDALGGTDQQALDNVINTINGWLSAQLAAHNDRRRMARMAEVSEEINRAAREVATFNLDRKPLIFQTFGLLADAARGC
- the hfq gene encoding RNA chaperone Hfq, translating into MAAERAQNLQDTFLNHVRKAKIPLTIFLVNGVKLQGVVTWFDNFCVLLRRDGHSQLVYKHAISTIMPGHPISLFEGGEEPSAGEKV
- a CDS encoding TatD family hydrolase, with product MLVDSHCHLDFPDFASELDAVVDRARAAGVRRMVTISTRVRKLDGLLAIAERYEDVFCSVGTHPHHAHEELDISAADLVVMADNIKIVAIGEAGLDYFYDNSPREAQAQGFRAHIAAARETQLPLVIHSREADDDMARILEDEMGKGAFPAVLHCFTGGRALAMKAIKLGLYVSFTGILTFKKSDALRAIAAELPADRILVETDAPYLAPGKMRGKRNEPSFVVETAKVLAEIRTVSLEQIAEQTTQNFFRLFSKVPRPA
- the mazG gene encoding nucleoside triphosphate pyrophosphohydrolase, which codes for MKPSRDIARLIEIMAALRTPGTGCPWDLQQNFGTIAPYTIEEANEVADAIARNNIDDLREELGDLLLQVVFHARMAQEQGAFDFGDVVDSITRKLIRRHPHVFGDVRGLSPDEVKGLWDKIKAEEKAERRANGKAGNETGALAGIPAGLPALMRALKLQQKAGKVGFDWNDPLAVLAKIREETREIEAEIEGGDSARAATEVGDLLFAVVNLARHLDVDPETALRATNLKFERRFASIEAALAARGKTPSQATLAEMDDLWNEAKAAEKSAPGSAKRSV
- a CDS encoding MBL fold metallo-hydrolase; the protein is MSLEITILGCGSSGGVPRPALGWGACDPKNPKNRRRRCSILVERHGANGGKTSILVDTGPDLREQLLDAAVTSLDAVLYTHEHADHTHGIDDLRPLFIHRRKRLDLYLDEPTSRAMHARFGYCFMTPPGSEYPPIANEHRLVPGTPVTIDGAGGPITALPILLDHGDIPALGFRFGNVAYSADLNDIPPQSIEALSGLDLWIVDALRHAPHPSHFSLSDALAWIERLGVGRAILTNMHSDLDYTALETSLPAHIRPAFDGMKIST